Proteins found in one Pyrus communis chromosome 15, drPyrComm1.1, whole genome shotgun sequence genomic segment:
- the LOC137717288 gene encoding gibberellin 3-beta-dioxygenase 1-like, with protein sequence MGAISDPYEAHLHHIIPIDFNTIQTLPESHVWHDHSDESSSRVPSADPLFVPVIDLMDPEAPSLMIQACEEWGIFQVIGHGLTKLMDDVESEAEKLFGLPVDQKLKALRSPGGATGYGRPHISPFFDKHMWQEGFTIMGSPVDHAKQLWPQDYQGFCDTMDDYQNQMKALAQKLIHIFFKSLDINFEEFDWLNDSGLSSPSTALQLNSYPPCPDPTRALGMATHTDTSLVTIVQQSKTSGLQVFKDGAGWVLVQPIPGALTVNLGDYLHILSNGMFTSVRHRVVVNQQIQRFSMAYFYSPPRDFTVSPVLSRVLEKVPKYRSLTVKEYVDIKGKHLEKAFSLIQN encoded by the exons ATGGGTGCTATATCAGATCCCTATGAAGCCCATCTCCATCATATCATCCCCATCGACTTTAACACAATCCAGACATTGCCTGAATCGCATGTATGGCACGATCACTCCGATGAGTCTTCATCTAGGGTACCCTCCGCCGACCCGTTATTTGTACCCGTCATTGACCTCATGGACCCGGAGGCTCCAAGTCTCATGATCCAGGCATGTGAGGAATGGGGTATCTTTCAGGTGATAGGTCATGGCCTTACAAAACTCATGGACGATGTGGAGTCTGAAGCTGAAAAATTGTTTGGTCTTCCTGTTGACCAAAAACTGAAAGCCCTACGATCTCCAGGTGGGGCTACTGGGTATGGTCGTCCTCATATATCGCCATTTTTTGACAAACATATGTGGCAGGAAGGGTTTACTATCATGGGGTCTCCAGTCGATCATGCTAAGCAACTTTGGCCCCAAGACTATCAAGGCTTTTG TGACACAATGGACGATTATCAGAACCAAATGAAGGCATTAGCACAGAAACTAATCcacattttcttcaaatctttGGACATTAATTTTGAAGAATTTGATTGGCTTAATGACAGTGGGTTAAGTAGTCCGAGCACTGCTTTGCAACTAAACTCCTACCCGCCCTGCCCTGATCCTACTCGAGCCCTGGGCATGGCAACACACACAGACACATCCCTGGTCACCATTGTCCAACAATCCAAAACCAGCGGCCTCCAAGTCTTCAAAGACGGAGCCGGGTGGGTTCTGGTACAACCCATACCCGGTGCCCTAACTGTTAACCTTGGTGACTATCTCCACATTCTCTCCAATGGGATGTTTACAAGTGTCCGTCATCGTGTTGTGGTGAACCAGCAGATCCAGCGATTTTCCATGGCCTACTTTTATTCTCCCCCAAGGGATTTTACAGTCTCCCCGGTTCTCTCTAGGGTTCTGGAAAAAGTGCCTAAGTACCGTTCACTCACAGTGAAGGAATATGTCGATATCAAGGGGAAGCATCTTGAAAAGGCATTttctttgattcaaaattag
- the LOC137718590 gene encoding uncharacterized protein gives MSEDNLNELIQKKVNFTSELQSLREKIEKGGAETAVEKLVSLKQSLKELERQTLEVQSLSNSVLEAEVRRLEDQIENGVDSEDVPDELDRLLSESEAKISSAKRELAAKLRAVLAVQRQIDDVPSQSELVQYERRLSELNAQIQGKLQQTRKYYATYNALLEIKEYMLKEMSLLNSISSQFQEAINSTDGRMKLIDSMEGIIRGSQQKLRKVQHGLQEEQKVCDALKEKYFAASAEQRHCYSLLKAFQEECTKNEVLRRSSASNISRD, from the exons ATGTCAGAAGACAATCTCAACGAATTG ATTCAGAAGAAGGTAAATTTCACGAGCGAATTGCAAAGTTTGAGagaaaaaatcgaaaagggAGGCGCTGAAACTGCGGTTGAAAAATTGGTATCACTCAAGCAGTCACTGAAG GAGTTGGAAAGGCAAACGCTTGAAGTCCAGTCTCTTAGCAATTCCGTATTGGAGGCTGAAGTTCGTAGATTGGAGGACCAAATAGAAAATGGGGTTGATAGTGAGGATGTTCCTGATGAACTGGATCGTTTGTTGAGTGAATCGGAGGCGAAAATCAGTTCGGCGAAAAGG GAACTTGCAGCTAAACTAAGGGCAGTGTTGGCAGTACAGCGCCAGATTGATGATGTTCCTTCGCAATCTGAGCTCGTCCA GTATGAACGCCGGTTGTCAGAATTGAATGCTCAAATTCAGGGAAAACTTCAACAAACTCGGAAATACTATGCCACTTACAATGCACTTTTGGAGATCAAGGAATATATGCTGAAGGAAATGTCATTGTTGAATTCAATAAGTTCACAG TTTCAAGAAGCAATCAATAGCACTGACGGTCGCATGAAACTGATCGACTCCATGGAGGGAATCATAAGGGGCAGTCAACAG AAACTTCGAAAGGTACAACATGGGCTTCAAGAAGAGCAAAAAGTTTGTGATGCTCTCAAGGAAAAGTATTTTGCAGCAAGTGCAGAGCAAAGGCACTGTTATTCACTCTTAAAAGCTTTTCAG GAGGAATGTACAAAGAATGAGGTACTCCGAAGAAGTTCTGCTTCAAACATCTCCAGAGATTGA
- the LOC137717034 gene encoding beta-amylase 2, chloroplastic-like — MVRSVADEYEDLKSSDDDNEVVIYTLKGEQVYFDYMRSFRVEFHEFFKQGIISEIEVGLGPFREPQYILLILNSMVGNILVLCYDRYLMKNLTQAAEARGHSAFWARVPDNAGSYNSQPHETGFFRDGGDYDSYYGRVFLNWYSRVLIDHGDRVLALANLAFEGTRIATKVLNAANSYF, encoded by the exons ATGGTTCGAAGTGTAGCCGATGAGtatgaagatttgaagagttcGGATGATGACAATGAGGTGGTTATATACACACTTAAGGGTGAGCAG GTTTACTTCGACTACATGAGGAGCTTCAGAGTTGAATTTCATGAGTTTTTTAAGCAAGGGATAATATCAGAAATTGAAGTTGGATTAGGTCCGTTTAGAGAGCCACAGTATATCCTTCTTATCCTGAACAGCATGGTTGGAAATATCCTCGTATTG TGTTATGACCGATACTTGATGAAGAATCTGACGCAGGCTGCAGAAGCAAGGGGCCACTCAGCTTTCTGGGCCAGAGTACCAGATAATGCAGGTTCTTATAATTCCCAACCACATGAGACAGGGTTTTTCCGTGACGGAGGTGATTATGATAGCTACTATGGCAGAGTATTTCTTAATTGGTACTCCCGTGTGTTGATTGATCATGGTGATCGGGTACTTGCTCTGGCCAATTTAGCTTTTGAAGGCACACGCATTGCTACAAAG